The segment TTCATCCCGCACGACGACAAAGCCGACCCGACGCGCACGGTCGACTACCGGGTGGAGACCCTGACGGCCCGGCGCGCGGCCCCGTACCCGGTGGCGGCCCCCGTGGGCCTGCCGGAGCAGTGGCGGGCCACGTCGGTGACGTTCGAGCGCAAGAACGCCAACGCCTGGCACCTGGGCTTCCTGGACCCGCAGCAGCAGTACGTGGCGGTCGAGCAGTCCACGGACGCCTCGCAGAAGAACGTCGCCAAGCTCACCCAGAAGGCGGCGCCCACCGGGCAGACCCAGCAGGTCGGCGACCGGGCGTGGGAGCGCTGGGACGGCGAGAAGTACGACGCGCTGGTGCGCCAGGACCAGGGCTACGTCACGGTGGTCACCGGGACGGGCTCCTTCGAGCAGCTGGGCGCGATGGCGGCGG is part of the Streptomyces katrae genome and harbors:
- a CDS encoding DUF4245 domain-containing protein, giving the protein MKGKQTVWDMVRSLAVIGVVVAGIYMFIPHDDKADPTRTVDYRVETLTARRAAPYPVAAPVGLPEQWRATSVTFERKNANAWHLGFLDPQQQYVAVEQSTDASQKNVAKLTQKAAPTGQTQQVGDRAWERWDGEKYDALVRQDQGYVTVVTGTGSFEQLGAMAAALEFKQGPQGQ